CGCGCTGCCGGGCGCGGTTTTCAGCACGAGCAGGTTTCCCGCCGGGCGCAGATCTACCACGAATTCGCGCAGCAGGCGCTCGAGCGACGGCAGCACGCGCGTGAGCGGCGCCTCTTCGGCAGCCGGCGCGTAGCCTTCCTGCGTCTTCACCAGACCGAGTTCGTTGACGTCCCGGGAGAGCGTGGCCTGCGTCACGCGCAGGCCGGCCTTGTGCAGTTCGCGGCG
This portion of the Terriglobales bacterium genome encodes:
- a CDS encoding ArgR family transcriptional regulator, which gives rise to MSKALRQQRILEIVAETPVSSQDALRRELHKAGLRVTQATLSRDVNELGLVKTQEGYAPAAEEAPLTRVLPSLERLLREFVVDLRPAGNLLVLKTAPGSAQPVAAALDSESWPEVLGTIGGDDTILIIATNSRNCGKVAARIRGVIAP